GGACGTGTTCGTTGAGAAACGTGATGCCGAGAATGACGGCGACGATCGGGATGATGTAGGCAACGATTGATCCGCGGGGGGCGCCGACCCGGCCGAGGATCGTGGCATACATGGCCCGGGCGACCCCTGTCCCGAAGACCCCGAGGATGAGCACGGCGAGAACCGAGCCCCAGGCGAAGGTGGATTCGCCAAGGTCGGCGATGCCGAATGGGAGCAGGACGACGGTGCCGATCATCTGGGCCCGGGCGATCACCGCGATACCTCCGTATTTCTGCTGCAACGGCGGCAGGACGTTGTTCGTCAGACCGTACCCGAGCAACGCCAGGGCAACCCAGCCGACTCCGACGACTCCGGCGCGGCCTCCTTGCATGGTGGGCCAAATCAGGAGGCCGACCCCAGCCAGTCCGACGGTGAGACCGGCGACGTGGCGACCGGTTATCGATCGGTTGCCCATGGCGAACGCTATCGACAGGGTCACGAGTCCGACGGCGGCATTCAACATGCCGACAATCGACGAACTCACCGATTGTTCGGCCAGTGCAAAGAGCAGCGCAGGCGCCGCGTTGCCCGCC
This Acidimicrobiia bacterium DNA region includes the following protein-coding sequences:
- a CDS encoding DMT family transporter; its protein translation is MISTNAGSHPGRISARDWGLLLTISVIWGSSFLWIAIGLDHLGPGVIATVRVALGAASLSTLRASRVTIARSDWLAISIVGVAGNAAPALLFALAEQSVSSSIVGMLNAAVGLVTLSIAFAMGNRSITGRHVAGLTVGLAGVGLLIWPTMQGGRAGVVGVGWVALALLGYGLTNNVLPPLQQKYGGIAVIARAQMIGTVVLLPFGIADLGESTFAWGSVLAVLILGVFGTGVARAMYATILGRVGAPRGSIVAYIIPIVAVILGITFLNEHVQLIQLAGLALVLGSVLLTSSRLKQT